The Rhodamnia argentea isolate NSW1041297 chromosome 7, ASM2092103v1, whole genome shotgun sequence genome contains the following window.
GAATCGGACCGGACTGGACCGAACCAAATCAGCAGTTTTTGAGCAGATCTTGGGTCCAAATCTTGGAACTGAGAAGAATCAGTCTTGTTCCTAATTTTAAGTGCGGAGCCGAACCGCTCGGaccgacatttttttttttaatgcttcctttttttaatgtagagtaaacaaaagaaaattgccaaaaccctaaattggacCAGTCCAACTCGAGAAGCGAATCGAGACCGACAGGTTAGGTCCAGTTTTCGGTTCTAACTTgtgggttggaaccggcccaaCCCGGGAACAATCACCCCTGATAGTACGTAGTCCACCAAGTAAGCCATTTCCAGATAAATTTTAGTTATATCCTCATTTGTGCATCAAACCTGCTCGCTGAATTGCATGGATGTGTACCAAATGTTATTACTTCATTGtgtttttctcctttattttgAGTGAATGTCTagatttccttttcctcttttaatgtgtgtgtgtgtgagagagagagagagaggatattagtaacttttatttgattaatAGATCACGACGATGGATTTGCACCTTTAAAACTTTTCGGTTTTCATATGTAATCCACATTCAATTTGtttataatataatttgataatccAAAAATATTCATTTCCTCTGGATAAGAATTGACTCCATGGCCCAATGGATAAGGCGCTGGTCTACGGAACCAGAGATTCTGGGTtcgatccccagtggagtcgccttTTCAtaactctcttcttctttttcctcagtTTAGAACACAGGTTATTTTCTCCCCCATTCCCCAATTGATTTTATGCCGCTACTCATCCTGCAGAGATCCTCCTTCCTTCCACAAAAACCAGGTCCAAGTCTCAAAGAGTCTGCACTCAACCCCCCAACTCAAATGTCATGAAATCAAGTTTGATTAGCAGAATTTAGTACACAGGGTACACTTCAGTTCATGATTGAACCTTTCACCCCATCAGTCCCAATCTTTACAAGGTGCTTGAGCTACTCACACACGCACGCTAGGGAGCATAATATTACTGAAAGCCGATTCTAACTTTCCGAACAGATGCTTCTTGAGAGAGgcgaaaaaaagaatcatcagCAAGTCGTGCTAGGATCTGTCACACtcgaaaaaatgagttgtttTACAACAAACAGAACGAGCAAGATGCACAGAGCATCCACAATGGCTAGGCCTTTTTCGGCGTTGGATTTGGAGGCGGGAGGCTGTACAGGGACTTGAGCTGCCTGTTGATGAGCTTGCTGTTGTTGGTGAGGGCCAGCTGAAGCTCTAGCCCGTCCGACCACCACTGCTCGAGCCCATGCGCCTCGAGGAACTTCTGCTTCCCCTTGGACATCACAAACAGCTTCGCCGCCACCTGCTGCGCGTTCATCAGGCCTGGGCTGACATTCTCCTTGTCGCTGCCATTCTCTTCCGTACCAGGCGGATCGGTGTAATGACAGCAGATGTAGTCACTGTTGTTCACATATAGGTGAGGCACCCATTTCTTCATTCCCAAATTCAGAGTCTTGCTCCGATTCAATTGCGCCATCCAGCCCCTCAAACCGGATTCGGAAATCGTCTGTGAATCGTCAATGCTCCCCTGGTTTTCTTGCTCGCTGCTAGAAGGGAACATCGACTTGAGCCTCCTCCAAGTGACCCCGGCTTTCTCTCCCATGTTTCTTAGGCTCATAGCCAGAGAAAACGAAGGCGGATTGAACAAATGGGCATCCACGTAGATGCCCTCTTTCGCCAGTGCTTTCCCCACCTGCAATGCAAAACCAGCTCCTAACGAATGCCCCACGATGCACACATTATTGCTCCCGTAGCTCTGCGCCGTCGATCTCGATGCCTCTAGAGCCACGTTAAACCGGACCGAGCCTTTCAGGCTTTCCCAAGTGAGGAACCGGAGGTCATCTTCGATATCTCTGCGGATTGTGGGGCCTTTGAGCAATGTCCCTCTTAGGGCCAACACGGCTCTCGGCGCACCGCTGGGTCTGATCAGTATGAAGTCGGCTAGTGCTGCGGCCCTATCCCATTCTAGCACAGCGCCGAATATCGATCCATCTCTCTCGTCGATTAGCGTTTGGGACAGCTTGTACTTGAAGGGTAGCCACCATTTGGGGGCGAGTGCGTTTTCCTCGGACCGGTTCTCTTGTCTGTCCAATTCGAGCAAGTAGACGGCTTGGATGAAGCAGGCGAGCACTGTTCTCTTGTAATTCTCATCCTTCCTGCAGTCATAAAAACATCTGTTGCTTTAAGCAAAATCAAATGAGCCCCAAGTAGACAATCTATCACAAGTAAACAAGTTCAGGTTCCGTATTAAGGATCACTGATCATTCCTCAGGAATAGTGAACGAACAGaactgaaataaaaaatacaggAACCCATCATTCATATTTCATAGACATAATCAACAACTCCCGGGTTGctacttggaaaaaaaaatccataaagcTCCTAACTTTGGTTCCTTAGGGGTCGAAAACACACAGCCAAAACCACCCACAGATTGGAATTGGTGAACTCAGCATCCAGAGAGGCAAAATAACTGAACACCCAAATgaaacttgctaaatttggggcctgaagaggagaaaagagaaggagaacAGACCAACTGGAACTGAGGAGGTCTCTCCAGTTGGGAGAGGAGACATTGCGAGGTCCAGATACGTGGAACGCGTAGGGATgagcttcttctcctccttccacAGACGTCTCCTCCTTCGTCGTCTCCTCTGGAATTCTCTGCGCCATTTCCACTCTGCAACACCCAACACACGCGCACGCACACACAGGACTCTCGTGTCTCCCTCTTGCTTTCTTCTCTGTTCTTCAGttgccacagagagagagagagagaggggggaggcCGTTTACCGAGAGTGGGTACGAGTATGATCGTGGTTATCGGCTGAGCAAAATTTATCAGTGGAGTCAAaatctcatttatttttcgttgcATTTCATGTGGTTTTTGGATCTGCGTCTGCGTCGCACACAATCATGAGATTTGAAACGCCTGGGCCTCGTAGCATCGCATCTCCGCAACGGTCATATTTCTCCCACGTTGACCGAATCAAACCGAAATTACCAAATTGACCCAACCTGCTCCCCGTGGGAAAGCGATAGAGGTCGTTGACCTCTTATGGAGCCAAGAAAGGATTCGGTGGAATTACTAAAACTCAATCTAAATCGTCGAAGTTGATGGGACCCGTTATCTCTGACGGTCCAGATTCTTCCCCCATGTGGATCCACTTCATCAAATCGTCAAATTAATCGCGGATCctaagaaaatccaaaaaattctccTATCTCTTTGATTCCCACCTGTCAACCTAAGTATAAATTATTATAAAAGTACAAGATAAAAAAGAGCAAAACACGTATTTTCctaacaaaaaaagggaaatcgacGTCATCCCTGATGATCGAGAAATCGTGACTCTATTCGGCGGTGGTGTCGACCGCCCCTACCCTCGGTTGGGTAGCAGCAAAATCGGGAACACTGTGATAGCTCAAAAGTTGGTAATACGTTAGCTGACTCATTAGTCAGATTTCCATGCCAATAATCTTCACTTAGCTCCTCAGATTAGGTGACTAAGCAGTCGTCGTTGAGTCGATATCAGACGCTGACATTGCTTTAGGAAATCGCTACCTAGAGAAGAATACTTGCAAAAGCAAGCCAATGAACGGTATTTTTCCGCTCTTTAGAGGCCTCTTTGAGAGCTGTCGTGCCAGATTGCACGGCATTGAGCTAACCTGCCAGCGATAGTTGTACCATTATTAGAATTTCGGAGTTTAGGTTCTATTACAACTCATACTCTTGCTACGCAACTTAAACAGCAAGGGAAGTTCTGATCAGTACACCAATCCTAGCCGATAGAAATGCCTTGCCATAGCGCATTCATACCGGGCACTCTTCGTTTGCTTTCTCCAGCAACCCCTGAACAACATCACAGTTCACTCCATCATCGTGAGGGAAACATGTCGCGTGAGATCACCAGCCATAGAAACTGTGAAATTTCAACTTGTCCTGTTCGTCGTTTGCATAGCTGGATACGGTGAGCTCTCAAATTTCCCGGACCACCTGTGTGATTGACACATGAGGATGCGGTTAAAATGATGAAACGAAGCATGGCTGACTGCTTAAAACCAGAAAGTTTCGGGCACATGAGATGATTCTGTGGAGTAGTTAGAGATAATTCCGACCTGCATTCTTCCTTTTCTGGGATCTGGAGCTCAAGATCCTCTTGGAATGGCTGGAACACGAGATCAATTTTGTGGTCTTCCACTTTATCAAGAGTCGGTGGATCCCACTGCATAGCAATTGGAACAACTTCATGAGCATGGAAGATTTGGCAAAGGCCAGACAAATATCTGGTTTCATCAcacaagtagagagagagagagagcaccttGGGAGAATTGTCCTTGTCGATAGTAACAGCTCTGATTCCCTTTTCAATGTaacggaaggaaaaaaagaatagcGCATCGGAGATGAAGAAGCGATTTGCATCAGTAAAACTAAAAGCGGACTGAAGTACTACTTGTAGAAACTGATGTTACCTCATATACATCTTCAGATATCACCATTCGTAGAGCGTTCATTGTTAGTCTAAATTCCTTTCTCAAACATTCAGAAAGTTTTTGGTTGCGGCCTTCGCGGATCTGGACATTTTGAAGGGCAGTAAACATTAGACAAGTAGTGCTAGGACAAGCACCAGGAGTGGCTTCTATTTACATATTCAggaatgataaaaaaaacctAAGACGTGTCTTGTTTTCAACATCTATAGATTAACAATTCTCCTGATTTCTGCTTGTTTAGCGAAAATGTCAAACGTCTTTGAAAAAAGTAGTTGTTTACGTTGTTGGTAAAGCCAATTCTTAGTCAGTACGAATAATCTGTCATAACAAGTCCTATCAAGAGTTTTACCGATcttagggtcattttcagtccTGTAGGGGATGATCTCTTTAGCCCCTTGAGCACTGGTCCTATCCACCCATTTCCATCTTTGCTTGCCTCGCATTCCTGAAATATAAACAGCACAAAAGAggggaaaatataaatattttgactATCAGAAGTAGCTCAACCAGGGGAATTCTGGAAGACCATATGAACTTACCAATGATTTTATGATATCTGGAACAGTATCCTTTGAAAAGCACTCGTCAATTACTGCCCTCCTGGATTCATTGAAGTTAATGTCGATCAATATTGAATTATTTCGTAAGTAGAATATCACGTAGGAGGCTTCGCTGTATAGACACATTACTTGTTCAGGACACTCTCTTCATCAAGCTGAACTTCTACTGCAAATTCGTCGATTGCAGACCTGACAGCATTCTCTTCCCCTGATTTCAAACTCATCAGATGCTTCTCCAGCTCAGGAAGTTTCTAAAACAAGTGAAGAATGTGTTACTACCTCCATAGTATGCAAAAGGTAATAATTAACGAACTAAAAGGAGCTGCCATCAAATCATCAAGAACCAAGACAAAGGTCTTGTATGATTCAGGATTCATGTGGCATCAGTTCCATGGCTAAATTACAAGCAAGTAGTAATATAAAGTAAACCGAGTCTAGAAAGTTGATATAAGCTGCAGATCGGTTAAATCACCAGCAGATTAATGATTCCAGCTGGCAGTTTGGACCAAAAGAATTAAATCCTAATAACTTGGCATCACACACACAATGTCCTTGTAGCCGAATTATCAAACATGATCATCGTATGATTGGAATCAGATAGATGAAAAGCAGGAttcacaaaatacaaaaaaaaaaaaaaataccataatAATCGATGCATTTGGAGAAAGTTCTTCATGAACATTTGAAATTGTCACACCCTAATAGCGTGCATTTAATCCCCATCTAGTCATGATAATAATGATTGCCTATCGTATACAGTTGAAAGCAAAGGAACAATCGAGTAAATCCAACTTTCAAAAGCAGGGTAAGTGTTTGAGCTTGAATATCAGAAGGCATGACTTACAAAAGTAAATGAGGATTCACTGAAGTTGTAAAGGAGAGGAATCAGAATAGAAATTGAAAGTTGGAAAGCTAAATCATGGTTGTCATAGAGTATTTCATTATCGATTACTCATTCGCATCATCCCTTTTGAATTTCGTCCTCTAAAAACTTTTTGAATACGTCAGCTGActtcaagtgaaaaaaagaatacTTCAACTGACTAGCTGACTCATGGAGGGAGGAACATGATTCATGAAGAGGAAAGAGGTCAAGACTGGCACTTTACGTGCATGTCCATGCAACAGCTGAGTTTATCCAGTCTATAGAGGAAGTGTAACCTTGTACTGCATCATCTTAGATAGACTAGACATGAGCTGAAGAATTCAGCATCAGGAACTAGTACGTGTTTCATGAAGTATATGGTTCAAGACAAACCTGATGGACCCATTTAAGAAAATTCTCAATTCTTTTTCTATGGTTTTAAGTTACTGCAAAAGCTTGTCCAAATTCATAACATTTACGGTATAGATTGCTGCATCATGTATACTGCCTGATTATTTCTCCACATATAGACAGAAACACAAGTGGTTTGGCATTAAACATTCAGAAGTCGAGAGACTATGCTTtcacttatttttgttttttcaaatggcATTTCAAAAAGAGAATTAGCAATCGCCACCACCCAGTATGCAAGTTTTCTAGGGGCATAACACCGTAGCAGCAATTAAAGAATAAGCCTTTTTAACTTTCCAGTACAATTTGTAGCAGCATAAAAGCATGGATCGAATAAGCATCAAGGGAACAATGCAATTTGATGCAAACATAGAGGGAAGAGAACTATAACTAGAGTTACAGCTGACCTCAGAAGAGACAAAGTGAGTTGCTAGCCCAGCTGCCACCAATTCTTTGCCATTCAGCCTCGCACCAGTTAAAGCCAAGTATTCCCCTACATAATCACCACACAGTCTCAAAATTGAAAGAACCGCAAAAACAAAGTCATATCCATTTGAACGTTTCTTGCTCTAAATGCATTTACCCAGCCATCCAGGCAGATGGGAAAGCATGTAGGAGAAACCGCAATCAGTATGAAACCCGATGCTCGCTTCTGGAGTTGCAAAAACCTATATCCGAAATAGCAAACTATAATTGGACTTGCCCAATAAATCTGAATAAACTTCTTTCAAGAGCTACAAAATAAATTCAACAAATCAGCTACCCACCGTCTTTTCTGTGACGACTGAAAACTTCATTGGAACCATTAAAGATGCCCCTCCACCCATTGATATTCCATTGACAAGAGTGACCTTTCAAATGATGCCAAtcagacttttttttcttttccaaacacGATATACGACAATGATCAAAGTGCGAAGAGGTACCTGGACTTTCTTGTAGGTATGGATGTGATAACAAAGCCAGTACATTCTATAGACAACTTCCAGGCAGGAATCCTCTGGCAAAAGGAAAACACAGGCAAAGTATACTATCTTTGTATTGGAGGAACTAAAAGACGCTCAGACCTGAGACTAATAGACGTAGCACTAGAAATTATTTCTTTCAGCGAAGCCTCCTTACTTGATTTTTTGCCATCGTAGAACATTTTCAAGTCTCCACCAGCAGAGAAAGCTCGACCAGCCCCCTTTTGCAAGTATCAACCATCATAAGAACTTTAACTAGCAAAATATTCAATGGACAGAAAGATGCTGCAGAATATCAAGTCTACTCTTTTCTGGTCTGGACTTATCCAGTCAATTAGTGCAATGACTTTCCTTGAAAGACCATTGCAAGAAGAATGTTCCTGACAAGTCAGTTGTACTACTCCTGAAGCGAGGCACACATTCAGAACTAACCTTGATGATCACAAGTTGTGCCTTATCATCTTTCTCCCATCTCTCTAAGTATTCAGCCAGCAGATAAACCTGATCCCAGTAAAAGTGTAAACAACAGCTTTCTTGAAAAAAGTGTGACTAGGAAGAGCTATGAACACACAGAAATCCAGCATACCACTCTAGATGAAATGACATTCAATTTGCGGGGCTGGTTTAAGGTGATCACCCTAACATGATCAATTTCTTCCGCAAGAACAACCTATAGGAGAAGACCAAATCAAGACTTCAGCATTACAGACTTATCTAGTGACACTCGCTACCAAAGCACACGCAATTCGTTCGCTGATATGCCCGAATAACCACTCCCTGCTTACCTCCTCGCCCTGGGTCATCCCTTCTTTTGCCATTTGAGGGTGATCAAAGCGAAACAAGACAGAGGAAAATCTGCCCAAAGAAGCAAAAACTCCCCAATGTCACGAGAGTGGGAATACAAAACTTCCAAGagtcaagaaaatgaagaaaagccCGCAATGCCCATAATACCCATTGAGCAGCATATCAGATCAAATGAGAAACTCACAATCCGGAACAAGGTCGCGGAAGTAAAGAGCCAACGGAAGTACAAAAGATAGGACAAGGCAGAGTACGAGCTTACAAGTAGACGGCACCTGTGATGATCTGAACGaagagggagagtgagagagagtggCCGAGGAGCCTTCCTGCTGCTGACAAAACAAGGAATGGAAGCTTTAATGGCAGAAAGGTATATGGTGGACGGGCTTCCAAGTTAGTTGGTAGGTCGCAGCGTCATAAGAGAAGACTGTTCTTCACTTCTCACTTCacctaccaccaccaccacaaccaTCACCTTCCGCAAGAATCTTTCTTTTTCCGCCAAAACTGGTGAGGCACTATTTGGATGAATTAGATGAAATTTGGGTTAGCTGTGGCTGTGGGGTGACTGGCTGCCACCAACCCTCCAACCATCTGATTCTTCATAGTCAATCAGTCACACTTTCTTTCGACGTCATCCATTCCCATAACGACATCCCACGGCGTCCAAGCTCATCACTGCATTGGCCCAGAACTGAAGTCATTGCCGGATGATCCGTCGGTCGCAGCTTGTCACTGGGAATTTGGGGAAATCTTGAatggaatctctctctctctctctctctctctctctgttttccacCCGGTTGAAGGGTGTATGTCCAGCCCAAACTCGTGTTTGATTTGGATCATCGCCAACCACGAAAGCCCATTATGAATTTCCAGTCAAAGAGAAAAACACGTCCACAAAGATTCGAAactcatcaaaaaaaaaaaaaaaaattaactgtgTGGCTCTCATCGTTAGTATGTATATGCTCTTGAAGATTTGAAGTGTTCACCATTACCTaaaagttcgattttttttggctttattCTTCTAATGTCAAGAGAGTTGTGTGCTTGATGTGAACCTTGAACAACCAAAAGCTAAAAGCAGAAGCTGCATCAGATAACCATCATCTTGATTTTCTACACCGCCTCAGCAAAACGCATTGCTTTCTCGGTAACTCGTTCTAAAATTGGATGGTGGAGTCAACTGGGCCAAAGTACGAGGATTCAAGAGCTTCAAATCAAAGGAGGTGTGTAGGCCACGCAAGCTCTAATGACCACCAAAACGATCATGATCTCTATGGTTTTGCGCAGCCGGCATGGAGCTAAATGACGAGGCTTGACCCTCATTGAATGCACTCTCGATTATTTCCGCCTCGACAGCGATAAATCTGTGTCTTGAAAAAAGCAACCATTTCACCCCCTCTTGAAATTGGTTTACTATGAACGAGCTCGCAAAATCATAACACTCGAGGTGCATCTATCTGAAAAGAGTAATCCCAAATTGGTTGAGCTGTCAGAGCCTAACTGAATTCAAACTTATATGATTACTTAGATAGAAAACCGTATGGAATTCAAACCCGCTAGAATATTTAACCAGGGAAGTCGCTCTTTTACCGaatggtttaagcttttagagcagttgagTATGGTCTCAAAAGGATTCTACAGAGACATTTGGGTTTCGCGGTTTCGAGATCTTCCCCAATCTTTTTAAATCGGATGAAGCGCACATGTTATGTTCTCTTAGCAAGATAAATGGACCTATGTGAAGGAGACATACATGGGTTGACCAAACAGGTGAGAAATTTGAGGTAGGTCGTGGTCCATCCCACTTATTAGAAGCCGCCCCTCGGGCCGTTTTCATGGGCCGAGAAAGTTGATGGTACGAGGGGAATGTCGATTCGTTCCATATTGTCTCCATTCCCCAAATGTATTTAGTTTCTCCAAGATGTGTACGTTTTGTCCCTTATTTCTATTGATTTTTTGGTGAATCCGAATGCGCGCATTGGAGCTCTTCGCTGGATGTCCCGGATCGCTATATTGTAAGCCGCTGTTTCGTCGGGCGGTGGGTTATTTATTTCCAACGCCCCCTTACTAGATCAAACAAATAAAGCTCCATTGAATGGATCAAGTTCTTGAGAGTTTGGGATATGTTTGGTCTTTCTTCCATCAATCATCTGgatcttcttgctcttctcctCTTGACCTGGCAAATCATTTtgaatatttattcatttttcttatttttttcaagtCTCATTTAAT
Protein-coding sequences here:
- the LOC115746932 gene encoding GDSL esterase/lipase At4g10955 — encoded protein: MAQRIPEETTKEETSVEGGEEAHPYAFHVSGPRNVSSPNWRDLLSSSWKDENYKRTVLACFIQAVYLLELDRQENRSEENALAPKWWLPFKYKLSQTLIDERDGSIFGAVLEWDRAAALADFILIRPSGAPRAVLALRGTLLKGPTIRRDIEDDLRFLTWESLKGSVRFNVALEASRSTAQSYGSNNVCIVGHSLGAGFALQVGKALAKEGIYVDAHLFNPPSFSLAMSLRNMGEKAGVTWRRLKSMFPSSSEQENQGSIDDSQTISESGLRGWMAQLNRSKTLNLGMKKWVPHLYVNNSDYICCHYTDPPGTEENGSDKENVSPGLMNAQQVAAKLFVMSKGKQKFLEAHGLEQWWSDGLELQLALTNNSKLINRQLKSLYSLPPPNPTPKKA
- the LOC115746905 gene encoding 3-hydroxyisobutyryl-CoA hydrolase-like protein 5 isoform X2 produces the protein MAKEGMTQGEEVVLAEEIDHVRVITLNQPRKLNVISSRVVYLLAEYLERWEKDDKAQLVIIKGAGRAFSAGGDLKMFYDGKKSKDSCLEVVYRMYWLCYHIHTYKKVQVTLVNGISMGGGASLMVPMKFSVVTEKTVFATPEASIGFHTDCGFSYMLSHLPGWLGEYLALTGARLNGKELVAAGLATHFVSSEKLPELEKHLMSLKSGEENAVRSAIDEFAVEVQLDEESVLNKRAVIDECFSKDTVPDIIKSLECEASKDGNGWIGPVLKGLKRSSPTGLKMTLRSIREGRNQKLSECLRKEFRLTMNALRMVISEDVYEGIRAVTIDKDNSPKWDPPTLDKVEDHKIDLVFQPFQEDLELQIPEKEECRWSGKFESSPYPAMQTTNRTS
- the LOC115746905 gene encoding 3-hydroxyisobutyryl-CoA hydrolase-like protein 5 isoform X1, which produces MLLNGYYGFSSVLFRFDHPQMAKEGMTQGEEVVLAEEIDHVRVITLNQPRKLNVISSRVVYLLAEYLERWEKDDKAQLVIIKGAGRAFSAGGDLKMFYDGKKSKDSCLEVVYRMYWLCYHIHTYKKVQVTLVNGISMGGGASLMVPMKFSVVTEKTVFATPEASIGFHTDCGFSYMLSHLPGWLGEYLALTGARLNGKELVAAGLATHFVSSEKLPELEKHLMSLKSGEENAVRSAIDEFAVEVQLDEESVLNKRAVIDECFSKDTVPDIIKSLECEASKDGNGWIGPVLKGLKRSSPTGLKMTLRSIREGRNQKLSECLRKEFRLTMNALRMVISEDVYEGIRAVTIDKDNSPKWDPPTLDKVEDHKIDLVFQPFQEDLELQIPEKEECRWSGKFESSPYPAMQTTNRTS